GGGGAAGGGCACGTGCACGAACGGGTTGCCGTGCCGGATGAGCGCGTCCACCTGACGGTCGTTGAGCCCGTGCGCGAGCAGCACCCGCCGCCCCCACCGGTGCAGCCGGCACGGGTACGTGGCGCCGTCGTTGCGGCACACCGGTCCCGACGGCCACTCCTCGGCTGTGTGCACGACCACCGCCCGGACCGCGAGCCGTACGTCCTCCGGGGTCAGCGGCGCCGGCACCGGCACCTCGCCCAGCACCCGATCGATGGGATCCGTCGACTGCTCACCAACTCGCACGGCAGACCTCCCACAGTTCGGCAGCGGTGCGGCGGGCCCGCCGCACCCGCATCCTCGGGCAGTGGTACGGCCGTCGGCGACGAGAAGTTCAATCGGGGTAAGCGGCCAGCAGATCCTCCGGCGCCAGCACGCGGACCCCGTGGGTGACCGCTCCGCTGCGGGAGACCGCGATCGGCACGGCTTCGTCGCCCGCTCCGGGCAAGCGGGACCGGTGGTGCAGCAGCCGCCCGAGGTCGTGCGCGTCGAAAGGCCGCCGCTCCAACCACTTGATGGAGCCGACGAACGTGATCCGCCCGGCAACGGGGCCACGGTCGGCGCCCACGAGGTCGATCTCCGGGTCGTTGGTCCGGGTCCCAGTACCCGCCCACCTCGGCGGTCCCGTCGGGCAGCCCTCCGGGGGGCAGTCGCCGCAGTGCTTCCCTGACCACCGGCTCGATCGCACGGCCCCGCCGGCTCGTCCAGCCCGCGACGATCCGCCCCAGGGTCAGATCGCCAGGTAGGGGTCGGCGACTGTGTATCTGGTCTCACGGGAGGGCCGAGTGGACAACGGCTGGCCGATCTCGATCATCCGCTTGTCCGCCAGCAGTCGCAGTGCTCTGCTGAGGGACGCCTGGGGAAGATCGCCGGCTTAGAATGCCGGACGACGTCAGACCAGGCCGGCGTCGTGCACCAGCAGGGCCACCTGCACCCGGTTGTTCAGGTCCAGCCGGGTGAGCAGCCGCGAGACGTACGCCTTGACCGTCGCCACACTCATGTACAGGTCCGTGGCGATCTCCGCGTTGGTCCGCCCCTGCCCGAGCGCCACCGCCACCTCCCGCTCGCGTTCGCTCAGCCCGGCGAGCAGGCGCAGCGCGCGTTCCCGACGCGGGTCGGGCCCGCCGGGCACCGCGCCGGTGACGTGCGCGATGAGCGTCCGGGTGACCGCCGGTGAGAGGGTCGCCTCGCCCGCCGCGACCCGGCGAACCGCCTGGACGATCTCCGCGGGCGGGGTGTCCTTGAGCAGGAAACCGGCCGCGCCGGCGCGCAACGCCCGGAGCACCTGCTCGTCGGCGTGAAAGGTGGTCAGCACCAGCACCTCGGGCGGGTGCGGCTGGGCGCGCAGCGCCTCGGTCGCGGCCAGCCCGTCCAGCCTCGGCATCCGGATGTCCATGAGCACCACGTCCGGTCGGGCGGCGGCGACCGCGGCCGGGACCTCGCCCCCGTCGGCGGCCTCCCCCACGACCCGCAGGTCCGGCACCCCGCCGAGGATCATCGACAGACCGG
This genomic stretch from Micromonospora krabiensis harbors:
- a CDS encoding response regulator, producing the protein MAAVAGMTAPGGGEPVRVLIVDDDALVRAGLSMILGGVPDLRVVGEAADGGEVPAAVAAARPDVVLMDIRMPRLDGLAATEALRAQPHPPEVLVLTTFHADEQVLRALRAGAAGFLLKDTPPAEIVQAVRRVAAGEATLSPAVTRTLIAHVTGAVPGGPDPRRERALRLLAGLSEREREVAVALGQGRTNAEIATDLYMSVATVKAYVSRLLTRLDLNNRVQVALLVHDAGLV